Within Lagopus muta isolate bLagMut1 chromosome 1, bLagMut1 primary, whole genome shotgun sequence, the genomic segment CCTATAGGGCTGAGCATGGGGCTGGCTGCTGAATGACAGCCATCTCATGACACATCCACAgcactttttatttctaaatttatttttatttagttcaACAAAAGCTCTTAAAACTTCAGGTCCTATGTTTTCTACTGGTAGTAATTATCCAAATTTTAGCACATTTAGCCAATTTACCATCTAACTTGGGTACACGGAAGCATGATCACAAGGAGTTAGATCCTCAAACTGAAGGGGATACCAAATGAATACCAGAAATTAACATCATGGGATTAAACAAGAGAATGCTGGAATTCtctgtcactgcagcagaaactgaaagaagtgtaattttgatttttataagCATTGTATGTACCGGTTTTTGTGGCTTCGGTATAATCACTCTTTGTAGCAGTGtgcttttctgtggttttaACAACAAGATGCAGCTCTGAAAGAAGTCATAGTATgcaaattttccatttttcttgatATCGTATTTTGTTGTCATTTGGttgatttcttctttgcttAACTCCAAATGGAACTTCTCTGCTATAtctgaaataataaagaaatgcagaaataacatCTACTTTGTCACTCATAAAAATAGACAATCACGTATTGTGTTCACAAGTTTTACAGGGATATGTTGACGTGCTCACTTTCAGTGACTTCTGCATAAATATATTATACAGCCATTGCTATATGCAGGTATATACATATGCCTACACTTCTAGAGGTAGCTGTTCACACTTCACAGGGCTTCAGCAGACTAATAACatgtttctttgattttaaacaCACAAGAAGTATGCCTTGATACTGAATGTAATTGATTTTCTGATAAGCTAACGTGTTTTTTTTACCCAGGACTTTACATTTGATTACACAAGTGTACACTGTCTTATCACACGTGTGGATGGACGTCCtaacaaaagcacagaacacTCTCTCAGGAAGAGTACACAACATAAGAGCAGCGTAGCTCAATTTGTCTGAGAGTAAAATCCAAGATCCTTTCAAATCAACAGGTATTCAGCTGTAGCTTCCAGAGAAACCAGAAGCACATGCAAGATCACAAGGAAAAGACTGGCAAAGTTATTAAAACATCACCAGGTACAATAAGGGCAGTGTACTTGGAAGGTGAGGAAATAACTTGTCTACAAGCCAAAATTATCAACAAGCAAAGCCATGTACTCCTTTTCTAAGTGGCAACTAATTCTGAATACGAACAGGATTTTATTGCACCCAAAGCTACAGTAAGCTGTTCTGCCCTGCACTAACAGGGTGGGATCTGGAGCAACCATGCAATGAATGCCACATGTCTGGAGGCCGATAGCCAGAgcaccagaaagaaaacagaacacatcTGAGAATGAGTAAAGCACTTTTCAGATGGTAACGAACCTAGGAAGTCGGACAGTGGGATTTCTCCTATCTTGCTGACATCCTTCTCTTGACACAGCTTCAGTATGTCTCTCCAGGAACACTGGATATTCTTTCTtatcttattttctatttcttcccaGTTAAGGACAGGTGCAGAACAGTCTGCTGTTGTCTGAGGATGGCTGGATGCTGATGTCTGAAACCAAGAGATAACAGTGATTTTTCTACCAAGTCTTACTGATTTTGTAGGTAACCAACTAGATGACAAATCCAGATTCTGGCCTTCCAGCATTGAAACTAATGCACCATCTGAACCATTTCtgatttaaattgtttttgcaAAACTGTAGGTAAAAATATTCGAAAACTCTTAATGTTGAAATGACACTATTTGCTTACTCAGCCTTGaccacttttttaaaaaattcaccTTACTTGTAAATCATTTACAGTTTCtccaaactctttttttttttttttttaaataaagaacagaTTCTGTATTTAGAAAAGCTGTGTAATACCATCTTAGAACAAAATAATCACTGAATAATGCAATAACAGTGCTTTGATTTCTTACTGAGAAAACTCAGTTCTGTGGTCTCACATTCAGAGCCCACAGAAAGAACAGTGTGAGAAGATGCCAGTGCTTAATGTCTTTTTGACTGCTGCCTCAGCAGTACTTTGGGTGAGCTGGATATATAGCCTCAGCCTACTTCTGTATGCTGGGTGCACAAGCCATAGTTATGCTCCTAGGTCCAACAAATATTCTCGTATTTTCTGAGATTTCCCAGTGTTCCTACAGGAGTCTCACTGGTGCAGGATTGACGAGGACTCACACACTTCCATGCAACGAATGCTACAGAGAAGAATCTTAATAGGTGTTCAGGCTGGCTGGGTCTTCCCAACAGCCATACATTCTGGGAGACTTACATTCCTTTCCTACAGTCTTGCACCATCCAATCTAGCATTCACAGACAGTAATGAGAAATTTTCCAGTGCTTTCTCTGAGAACTGGATCGAAGCATGAAGGACGCATGCTAATAGCCTGGCTTTTCACGAAAGAATCTACAGTTAATGCAATAATTGAGCTAGCAATGGGCCTATGTTTAGATTTACCAGCTGTGACAAGTTGTTTGCATCTTTAATTTGCTcaatctgttatttctttttcagtagttAAACATCTCTATGTAGAAGTAGTCAGAAAACTCAAGCATTTTATAGGAccttaataattttaatattttatttttcttttgtaggtTTGGTCATAGTCAAAGAACATGGTACAAGCACGTGAAGCTCCACAAGTGgatatcaaatatttttgccAGTGGAGGGGACCAGAGCGCAGTACTAACATAGTAAGTATAGCCAGGGATGCCAAAGTGGAACAAGACTACTCCCTTTCTCATGAAATTCTCTCATCTGTCTTGGATCAGTGGTCTTCATAGCAAGTCTACCAATCTGACTCCCAGCCATCAACAACTATAATTTGGCATTTgccagaaagcagagcaaaaccaCAAGAATGTTTCACACAGGCCAGCAAACTGCAACTACCACTCCTGCCTGGCTTTGTCAGGCAACCACTTACcttttttaatgttgctttgttgcttttgcaGCTGTTGGGCTGTTGAGGTTTGGGCAGTTCACTTTGTTCTCAGAAATGGGACTGTacttaaaacaacaaaagaatttTTGCCATCTGATGTTTTGCCATCTGATGGAGATGTCCAAGGTAATAGCAGGGAATGCTATTGGTATAAATTGATATGTATGATTTGACTTCAGGGGAGTTACTGATTAGTAACACCATTATTTTGCAAGTAACCCCATTTGTTTATTAACAGGCTTTGTGCCAGATCTCAGGGGCAATCAATAGAAACACTGGCACTaacttccaaaaatattattttcagtctatgcacaagaaaggaaaattgatAAAGTTCATAAAACAACCATACTTACACTCTTCTGCCCCACTAGAGAAGATGATGTCTTGGGATGCTCTGGCTGAGAAGATGCACAGGTAACTGGCTCGGTAGAAGTCTCAGGACAGGTCGCACTGGGAGTGGTTGATGACATTGCTACATGTTCTGAGctgaatttcttaaaaaattcCTGATATTTCAATCATCCACCAACATTGACATCCACAGTGTTCCAAAGATTTTCAAACTGGTGAAGAAAGATAACTGCTGTAAATGCTAGCTTTAAAAATCGGAATCCTCTAAGGTACTAAGGATATGACAAAGCATAttgaaaagaaagggagaggatGATTTGGAACAGAAGGAATCCTAGGGTCCATCTTATtacaaaaaacattaaaaatcacAGCTTCTCTACAGAAGCCTGAGCAAGGCtgggaaaacaatgaaaaagggATTTCTGCGGgacattttttaattgaatttggCCCTCGGTGTACGTTTAGACTACTAAGTCTTGTGATTAGACACAGAGATTAAGCTGCCATATAGAAGAATAATGTTTTATCATGAGATGTAAATCAAATCCACAGTGCACATGTATCCTAGCTAAGTACCATTGCGGCAAATTTCTCATGCTATCAGCTACACCTAAGTTCTACAACCATCTCAGTAGGCCACTAAGGTTCTTCAGTTATTGTATTTGCATCAACAAATTATTTCACCCTGAGGGCATAAAGGAATCAGCAGGAAAGAATATAGCAGAAAATCTTTACAGCCTTTAGAATCACATATAGTTATGATAAACTGCTGAGAACCGTATCTGTACAATACAGACAGCCTACAGAGGTTCTGGGAGCAGCTGTTGGACTAAAAGCATATGTGGAGATAGGGTGTTTGCTTGGCACaaagcagggcagggcagccctgctctctGAGTGATGCATGGCTCTGTAAGGACAAGGCCGGGCTGTTTTCCATTGAACAGCCCTTCATTCCATAAGTAGCTGCACTGAATTTAATGGGACTACTCATGATATAAGCTACTAATCAAAGCAGGGATTATCACAGTCTGCCCTTAAATGAGCTGCACTCATTTTGCAAGTGTTTCAAGAGTCATCAGTATGCCTTTATAGGGTCTTCGTTattgatttttaatataaatctAATTGGGAACCCCAGATTGCTTTTGATTTGATCTGTTTCGGCAGAGACTTAAACCCTAAAGGAAACTAGTCACCTCTTTGATGCATGAGCCAAGTTGCAGTCAAACTTCAAAGGGCAAAGGATACATTTTGAATTTCCTTTCAACTTTCCCCCATTGGCCTGGCTGCTACCACATTATGAATTATAAACAATTCTATTTTGCACTTGTGATTACACTTCGCACTTCATATGAGGATCTCAAAGTGTATTACAAACTTCAATTAAATACAACAATACCCTGATGAGCTGGGTTAGCTATAGATAGAAACTATTGCAACACTCAACAAAAtctgggggatttgggggacTGCAAGTAGTTCAAGCACATCAAGGTAGCTCAAGCAAAGAGGACAAAAGTGCCTGTAATAAAAAGGGGGGTGTCAGTTGGGAAGATATTAATCAACACCCCATTTGCCCCATAGTACTTTTTACGAGAAAGGTCACAAAAATTCAGAAGACCAAGAAGCTAAATTTTAGGAAGAAAGTCTTCACCTGTGACTTGATATAGATTTCAACTTAGCCTTGCTAGCAGCAAACAATAAGTGACTGTCATCCAAAAAAGGATAAAAGATGACGTTTTCTCTGAAGTCACCTAGAATATGATTGCTAGTAACACTGTTGTAACAACTCTGAGCAGCTATTACAGCCTGAACAGCAGGGGTTTGGTTTAGCAGTGGCAAATCCTGCACCCAGATTGGAAGGCTCTCCTAGGGCATCTTCATATAGCTATACGTAGGCATATCCTAGGGAGGCCtgtcaaaatcaaaatatttctgaacatACAGGGCTTGAGTCTCACAGAGAGGCTGCTGCTTATATAATTGAGGCTCTTCAGGCCTGCTTTTCATTGCTATTATGGATGACAGTTTCTATCAGGAAGTTTTTTCTTAACTTGTCTGAGCttctttcaaagtgaaaaatagCTCCTCTgtccctttgctttctcttgaCTGTAAAGTAGACAGGATCTTGTCTGGAGGACTTTTCAGCAGGAGATGCCTGCCTTACTGcttccaaaaaggaaagaaacgaGATTTTTCGCAACATGGTTGGTGTATGTTTGCTCTCCTGTCTTGGCCTGGTCTCAGCCATATGTCAAGACTGGCTCTTCTGCTCAGTGCTTCACAGAGATGAGGAAACAATACCACTaagttttctcttctgcttttgtctgGTTTGGAAGCTCAGGATTCACAAAGCCTTAGCAGTTGTGCTTGGTGCCTCACCAGCAGTATGACTATTAGGGCTGAAGCACACAGATCATTTGttcttttatattatttatattattttcaagggtgaagcagaaaatatttagatattttttcactgctttaatTTGCTAATTTACACATACATAGCAGTGCCCAATAATACAGAAGACTGTACAATCTCTCTGATGTAATTATAAGCAGGCCCCACTCCTGTCTTCAATTTGTAGTCAGAAGTGTTGGTGAGAAATACAGAGCCAAAAAATTAGAGCACGTATCTGCAATGAGCAAAGTACCAAAATAATATTCTGGCTTGTAGACATGCACAAGACTTTGGAGACTGTGTCTTGTCTTTAAGTTTGCTGCCAAAAAACACTGACACACTCAGGCATGAAGGCTGGAGTGCTGTTAAGTAAAACCTTGTAGTCAAGGTTCACTCTCTCTTCTTCATTATTCACCTCGGACCAgcaaaattcaaaatgaaacagcattagcaaagataaaaaatgactgttttcacTGTAAGCTCAGTAGAAGCAGAATCttaggaaagacaaaaatatcaGGTTCCCTGAGATTAGCACGGGATTAATCAGGTGGTTTGTAGTGCCAGATTCATGTCATGATTCCAGTCACTGGAGCTAAATTCAAGGTTACGTAAACCCTGCTGGTGTTAATTTAGGGGAATCTTTGATTCAGAAAAGTAGCTGAGAGATGGCTGGGCAATGTCAACTACTTGCCCCTTTCTTTGTCCAACGAGGGCAGAACAAAATATCTactgagaaaaaggaatttgCATTAGATCCCCAGGGAAGTattctctgttctgtgctgaCAATGCCTTTTCCCTCCCATCAACCCTGGAAGTGAATTAACTTAAAACTgtaaaaagaaacttttaaaatagcaaatacACAGATCAGGAGCTGGGCAAAGAAAGCTGCTGCACTCTCCATTCACACCTTCATTATTAGCAAAAGCATCTCCATGACCTTGCTTTGGAAAGCCTCTGATTATTACAGTTCACAGCCACAGTcagagataaggaaaaaaataatctcatatGAGTGTAGCAAGAAATGTTCATGGGATAAgtcttaaaacattttcatttcttccaaacTGTTAAAACTCTATCCTATACACAATAGCATTCAAACACACATCTATAGCCAGAGCCAATTTACCTAGCTGTACACTTaaattaacaataaaaaataaaacagttgtcTTACTTGCTCTTCTGTCAGGTGCTGAAAATGTTGGTTACAAGTATTCCAGAACTCCTCTTTTGATATTGTGTTATCTTTTGAAGAGTCAGTATCTTTAAAATCTCATGCAATCATGTCCAAGCGAGCGGTTGCTACTTCTGGTATCCGTGAGAGGATGCCTCTCTCTGACAGCTCCCAAGAAAATTTAGGCAGAATGACTTTTTGCCCTTCCTCAGTCTAGACAAAACATACACACAGAATCAGTAATGGATCTACTGAATAAATTATAAATCATGGTGTGGCACTCAGCCAGCCGCAGAGAGAGAAGTCCACAGAGAAGGCGGCCTTGGAGATCCCGCAGGCAGTAAAACCTGCTTCCAGGAATTCTGGCTTATaccacaaaagagaaaaggggcTATGCAAGTAGTTAAGGGGAAAAATAGACTCACTATAAACGTGATCCAACTGGTGACAGGCcaacaaaagcacagaattcCAAGACTGATCTAAACTTCTACAAAGGTCTAAAAAATTGGGTGATCTTACAAAGAGGGCTATTCTGCtaatgcagaaaaaaggaaGTGGGCGCTAACTAGCCCAAATATCCCAAAAGTATTCTTCTCATCTGAATAGTTCTTAGCACACAGTGAAAATCTCTTTGATTTACAGGGTACTTCAGTCCTGAAATGAAAGAGAGGGCAattatttccctttcatttctaAGTCCCAGGTATATTCACTGCGGCCCTTTTTAATCTGGTCATCCACAGTAGGAGTATGGCAGCTAAACATTGCAGCTGAAGACTGCAAAGGTACACAATGTGTaagggaagagcagagaagtGTGTAAAAGCTTGCACAAGGTGTGCACCGATCCTATTTTCCATGTGTTGCTTCAAATGTAATGCCAGCGTGCTGCCTTTAAAATCTAGCACCAAAGCTTATTCCTAGTAAGTAAACTCCCATTATGCATTCTGCAGTGAGAAAGTCCACATCTTGAGTAAATGCAGTAAAAGGTCATAAGGCAAGCAGAGACAGAAGCTACAAAATACAGTTGGTTAGAATAAAGTGCAGAACGAAGAACTGCTATGCTTTTCTACAGACATACCTGAAAACACCAGAAGTTTCACTGTGCATgtgaaaagctgcatttcataAAACTAAACATCAGTGAAGTCTATTCAACATTTGCATTCTGCCTACAATAAGCCtcagtttttaaaatggaatGAAGATTTACTCATAAAATTAGTCTCAGGAACGGCACAATAATGgtaattaaaaagcagcatcagAATTTTGAAAAAGCAACTACTTATTTTCAGGAACGGAAGCCAACCTCCCACCCACCAGCACTGTCTAAactaaatatgtaaaatatcttGGAAGTAAAGTTTTCCTAAACACAAGTGGTAGCCATTTTTACTGCATGGTGGTAAGAGGTTCTGGTTTTAAAAACGTACTAGTCTGCTTTTGGTTCAAAGACACAGGGACATTTCTTTACAGCACGCTGAATGTTGCTACTGTATTTTATACCTCCGTACTTAAGCGTATAAGCTTTGCCACCTTCTTGCTCTATGCAAAGCCAAAttccaaagaagaaacagatggCTTTTTGGTCCTGAGCTCCTGTTCCCTTGTCACGCCTCACATGATCGTTATaactgaatggaaaagaaaatatgtttcctACAGAACCGCAAGAAGCCTGCCTCTCATCAGAAAAGACTCCCTTATTTTCAGATGCAAATAACACTTTTCACAATTAACCACGCTTTACATAAAACACATCTGCAGGATAGGTATTacagctgcactgctcacaGAAGAAACGCAAGAAGTGGAACTGTGCATGCAGAGCCAGGCCCTTTCTGTCCTCAGGAAATGAAGACTGCCAGGCTCGGTCCAGCTCTAGGTGCACCTTCTGCCTGCGGACTAcctctgcttttaattattcTAACAAAGCCAAAGACTTAGGGAAAATATTACTGCTGAGCAgccctttaaaaaaatacagttggAAAGTGGGAGCTTTCCTAATTTATTTAGTTTCAAgagctttctgtttatttcataaGACCTGGTACTCTTTGATCTTAAAATGGTTAGAgagccaattaaaaaaaaaaaatcacttatacTTCTTGGAAAGCATAGCTCAAAAACTAGAAAACCTTTTATATTAATTCACTGCCTTACATTCATCTACTACATTCAGATAATGCATTCAGTGTATGCCATCAACAGCTAAAATAATCATCTTTGGCTGAAGTAGTGGTGCTGGAGCCTAGACTCTGGCCTGGGCATCTATGTATTTAAATGccatttctgcatctgaaaCAAAGCTTACACGCAGCACATTCCTTAGCTTCTGTCTCACTTTAACCTCACGACTGAGATGGAGTAACAGAATTTGGGGTGCCTTCAGAGGATCATGTAAATCCACTTTCCCCTCCTGCTTTCAGTGAGAGAGACGAGGCTTCTCTCATGGGTGGCTCTATGTAGATCACTAGCTGTTCAAAGCAggactgcatttttcttctttagaaagTTCCCTGCACAGTCTCATGTCCTTTTCTATAAATGGCATAACTATGCTGATTAGTAATAAAAGAAGGCTCCACCACCCACACCTGCTCAGCaagctccatccctgcagctccttcttGTTTCTGGGAAATCTTTCTATTAAGAAAATTTTAGATTATAAAGTAAATCAGAACACCAGGATAAATTACAATTTCTCTGGTCCTGTCATGTCTGACCTCTCCCCTTTCTGGGAAGGTTCAGAAAACAAAGGTCTTGGGAAACTGCTTGTGTAAGAAGCCTCTTGTATCTCCCCTGAAAAAGGatgcattttcctctttgtaaGTGAGAATGACCTTTGCCAGAAGTAATCATCCTTTTGACAGTTTACATAGTTGTTGGGGTTTCTGTGCTTAGCCCACGGGCCTGTCCCTTACCCTCACAACAAGTATCTTCAGGCTGATCTCCATGAACGATGCTCCTGCCTGGTAAGTGGCAGCCACAGTTAGTTGCCTGAGTGGGGTTGGTgtggaaatgcattttgtttgtatACTCAACATAATCAGTAACTCACCAGCCAGCCAGTTCTAGCTCTCAGATTCTGATCAAAAAGCTCCAGTATTACAGCGAGGCTTGTTTTTTATCAGTGGCATGTAAGTGGAGTTGTACTCTCATCTGGCAATGATCAACCTAGCTCCATTAACCTGAGTGCTGATTTAAGCTGGCTGATGATTCAATATCTAGTGTGCAACAAGAGCTTGCAATAATAAATGCaattataaataaaagatgaaaactcCATTGGGGGTCATTTTGTAATGCACTATTTTCCTTTTGACCAAGGGTTTGCAACAGACATACGCAAGTTTTGAGGTCACATTTATGGGGTAAAACACTCTCTGTAGTGTTTAGCATTTGTAATGGCACATGATGATTTGACAAAGTGATTTAAGACAGTGCTTCTGATTACTTGCAAACTTGATTTTGTCTTGAAAAATGCCACTATCCTTTacatgtaattaaaatattatctgCTGTATTAAATAACCCTAGGTAGAACTGGATAGAGAACTAGGAGCCACAGTGAGAATTCCCTACTCCTCACCAGTGTCTAGCCCATCAGTAGTACATCTGGTGGCCCAATACTGTGTTCCCAAAACCATTAcccctcctttctctttttccacttCTCACAGTAAATACAGAGTGAAAGAAAGGCTTTCATTGCAAAGAACAGTTCGTCATTTTAAAATCCTGCTTTCCAGCCTGAAGTGGGTGCATAAGCATCATGAGGGACAAGGGGGAAAGCAGGgatgaaattaaaattccaAAATATGCTGGCTCTAGAGTGCCAGGGTATTTTGTCTGggattttatttcaagaaataaattttctgagctgctttggTTGTGGTATCCTCTAAGTATATTGTTAGACCTTTTGGTTTATTATTTAGagtggagaaggagaggaaggtaCAGCTTCGGGGAATCTCAGCTTGACCTGGCCTCTTCCTTCTCACTGCTGGACTTGACACTTACAGGTTTACTAAGTGCTTGGCAAATCCCTTGGCAGCCCCAACTCCAGGAAAGCCATTTGACAAAAAGCAATTGATCCCATTCCCTCCTCCCTCATACGCAGGTGTGCTGGTTTGCTGATTTTGTGTAAATCCTCGCTGTTGTAGACCTGACCAGAACTCCCTCTACTATTGCTTTTAATACactctttaattttttcccttccttaacTGAAATAGCTCACAGTGGGGAAGGATGTGTGAGTACATTCTCTTTTAGCGGGGGGATGTCTGATTCCCAACTGTAGTCTGTTTTAGACCAGATTGCATTTTATTATACAGAAGAGCTCCACTCAGGTCTCAGGTCTTATTAGTCATTAGACTGGCAGGTGAGCTTATTCCCAGCTCCAGAATCTGGACTTCTACAAATGTCCTCCGAAAGCCCACTGGTGGTTAATAGCATCCCACCCAAGACAACGCCCTCTCTGTCTCCTTCCTActttttcagctcttcttcTTCATATCTTCTGCATGGTTAGCAGTATCAGGGCTAAGTGACATAACCACAGATCTTCCTTGCCTGAATATTAAGCTGCAGTCATACAGCATAAAGAATTCacatttctattatttcttttatttgcagttcTATTTTCATGTTGTGTAGCCCTAAAAGCTCTACAGAGCTGTAATTCAGTGGGCATCCTCATATAAACCAGATTAGACATACAGATGCCATAGACTGTATTGTAGAGAGTTAATCAGAATGTAAAGCTTATTAGCATATGTCAAAGCCATCAAAAGATCCGTGTGATGCATATAATATTTAGAAACAATTTCCACAAGATTTTAGCATCTCCTCTTATCCAGCTATTTTCtatgcaaaaaatgaaaaaccattCTAAACCTGTATGGTATTCGGGTTTGTGAATGTTTGCCTTTGTGGTTGTGGGCTTTATTTATGAGGTGCCATGTGAGACAAAAGTCATCCCAGGCTCATACTTTACTAGTTCAGTAAATTTTCCGTACTTTAATGATCAAGCTGCATACTTTACTTGTTACTTTTTAATATACTTCACTGATCAAATTGTATAGCATAATGATCAGTTTTCCTAATGTGCCTGAATGAGTTGCATATCTCATTAATTTACATACATACTTTATGGGCCCGAACTGTAGCCTGTTTGGATGAAGTGAAT encodes:
- the EFCAB6 gene encoding EF-hand calcium-binding domain-containing protein 6, with the protein product MSSTTPSATCPETSTEPVTCASSQPEHPKTSSSLVGQKSTSASSHPQTTADCSAPVLNWEEIENKIRKNIQCSWRDILKLCQEKDVSKIGEIPLSDFLDIAEKFHLELSKEEINQMTTKYDIKKNGKFAYYDFFQSCILLLKPQKSTLLQRVIIPKPQKPMSPGPQSVLFYSTMLRIQPQILHCWRPMKRTFKSYDESRTGLLNVADFRQVLHEYKINLSEEELFNILEYYDKTLSSKISYNDFLRAFLQ